In Leptodesmis sichuanensis A121, the following are encoded in one genomic region:
- the pruA gene encoding L-glutamate gamma-semialdehyde dehydrogenase: MVTSASLSPYETKTQEIARQLISATREHRSFFAQMRDQMRWDDKMLGWAMSNPGLRVQLFRFIDCLPSLHSKAEIARHLQEYLGNEIVELPGALKGLLGFASPDSMPGQIAATTVSTGVEALAHRYIAGETMQQVIKTIERLRKDRMAFTVDLLGEAVITEAEAQSYLNRYLDLLAQLTEASQRWSTVEQIDRADGEDLPRVQASVKLTAFYSQFDPLDEQGSQEKVSDRIRLLLRRAKELGAAIHFDMEQYQYKATILTILKQLLMEEEFRDRADIGITLQAYLRDSIGDLKDLITWAKERGTPVTVRLVKGAYWDQETIKAVQKDWPQPVFNDKEATDANFEAMTRLLLENHDYLYAAIGSHNVRSQSLALAIAETLNIPRRRFECQVLYGMADKLGKAIADRGYRVRVYCPYGELIPGMSYLIRRLLENTANSSFLRQNLEERPIEELLKAPVLQPGDQVSEIGVQKTQPHTPHPTPHTPFTNAPDTDYALSSYRQEVRQALQQVRQQLGKTYLPLVNGEYINTVNYVDSVNPSNPSEVVGQIGLLSVEQADQAIAAAKAAFPAWKRTPARERADILRRAADLMEQRRQELIAWMVFETGKVVKEADPEVSEAIDFCRYYADEMERLERGVAYDYPGETNRYHYQPRGVSLIISPWNFPLAIPTGMTVASLVAGNCTLLKPAEVSSVIAAKLAEILIEAGIPKGVFQFVPGKGSTVGAHMVKHPDVHMITFTGSQEVGCRIYADAAILQPGQKHLKRVIAEMGGKNAIIVDESADLDQAVQGVVQSAFGYSGQKCSACSRVVVLEPIYDVFLARLVEAVRSLNLGPAELPGTKVGPVIDANAQARIREYIEKGKLDSEVALEMPAPEGGYFVGPVIFRDVPPTAVIAQEEIFGPVLAVMRAKTFDEALEIANGTNFALTGGLYSRTPSHIDRAQAEFEVGNLYINRGITGAIVARQPFGGFKLSGVGSKAGGPDYLLQFLEPRTVTENVQRQGFAPIEGAD; encoded by the coding sequence GTGGTTACCTCAGCCTCTCTCAGTCCCTACGAAACTAAAACTCAAGAGATTGCTCGCCAGTTGATTAGTGCTACCCGTGAGCATCGATCGTTCTTCGCCCAAATGCGCGATCAGATGCGGTGGGATGACAAGATGCTGGGCTGGGCAATGAGCAATCCCGGTTTACGGGTGCAGTTATTTCGCTTTATTGACTGCCTGCCCTCTCTGCACAGCAAAGCGGAGATTGCCCGTCATTTACAGGAATACCTCGGCAACGAAATCGTAGAACTGCCGGGAGCCTTAAAAGGACTGCTGGGATTCGCCAGTCCAGATTCTATGCCCGGTCAGATTGCCGCCACCACAGTTTCTACCGGAGTTGAAGCGCTGGCTCATCGATACATTGCGGGTGAAACGATGCAGCAAGTGATTAAAACTATTGAACGCCTGCGCAAAGATCGGATGGCGTTTACGGTGGATTTGCTGGGTGAGGCCGTAATTACGGAAGCTGAAGCCCAGTCCTACCTGAATCGCTATTTGGATCTATTAGCGCAATTAACGGAAGCCTCCCAACGCTGGTCAACTGTGGAGCAGATCGATCGCGCCGATGGAGAAGACCTCCCCAGAGTGCAGGCATCCGTTAAGTTAACCGCCTTCTATTCCCAATTTGATCCATTGGATGAACAAGGCAGCCAGGAAAAGGTGAGCGATCGCATCCGTCTGCTGTTACGTCGGGCCAAAGAACTGGGAGCGGCGATCCATTTCGACATGGAGCAATACCAGTACAAGGCGACTATCCTGACTATTCTGAAGCAACTGCTGATGGAAGAGGAATTTCGCGATCGCGCTGATATCGGTATCACATTGCAAGCCTACCTGCGGGATAGCATCGGCGATTTGAAGGACTTGATTACCTGGGCGAAGGAACGCGGTACACCTGTCACCGTCCGGTTGGTGAAAGGGGCGTACTGGGATCAGGAAACCATCAAAGCGGTGCAAAAAGATTGGCCCCAGCCTGTGTTCAACGACAAGGAAGCCACGGATGCCAACTTCGAGGCCATGACCCGCTTGCTGCTGGAAAATCACGACTATCTATATGCGGCGATCGGCAGTCACAACGTCCGCTCCCAGAGCCTTGCGCTCGCCATTGCCGAAACCCTCAACATTCCCCGCCGCCGCTTCGAGTGCCAGGTGCTGTATGGCATGGCCGATAAGTTAGGGAAAGCGATCGCAGATAGAGGATACCGGGTGCGTGTCTACTGTCCCTATGGTGAGTTGATCCCGGGGATGTCTTATCTGATCCGTCGCCTCCTGGAAAACACCGCCAACAGTTCCTTCCTGCGCCAAAATTTGGAGGAAAGACCGATTGAGGAATTGTTGAAAGCACCAGTCTTGCAACCAGGCGATCAGGTGTCAGAGATCGGGGTTCAGAAAACCCAACCCCACACCCCACACCCCACACCCCACACCCCCTTCACCAACGCTCCCGATACCGATTACGCCCTCTCCAGCTACCGTCAGGAAGTCCGGCAGGCGTTACAACAGGTGCGACAACAGTTGGGCAAAACCTATCTGCCATTGGTGAATGGGGAATACATCAACACAGTCAACTATGTTGATTCCGTCAACCCCTCCAATCCCAGTGAAGTGGTAGGTCAGATTGGCTTGCTGAGTGTGGAACAGGCGGATCAGGCGATCGCCGCCGCCAAAGCCGCTTTTCCAGCCTGGAAACGTACCCCGGCCAGGGAACGGGCCGATATTCTGCGTCGCGCTGCCGATTTGATGGAACAACGCCGTCAGGAATTGATTGCCTGGATGGTGTTTGAAACGGGCAAGGTGGTGAAGGAAGCGGATCCGGAAGTGTCGGAGGCAATCGATTTTTGCCGCTACTATGCCGATGAAATGGAACGGTTGGAACGGGGGGTGGCCTACGACTATCCCGGTGAAACCAACCGCTACCACTACCAGCCCAGAGGCGTTTCCCTGATCATTTCTCCCTGGAACTTCCCGCTGGCCATTCCTACGGGGATGACGGTGGCTTCTCTGGTCGCCGGCAATTGTACTCTGCTCAAACCAGCCGAAGTCTCCTCAGTAATTGCCGCCAAGCTAGCAGAAATCCTGATCGAAGCAGGCATTCCCAAAGGGGTATTCCAGTTTGTACCGGGGAAAGGCTCAACGGTGGGTGCCCACATGGTCAAACATCCCGATGTCCACATGATCACCTTCACCGGATCCCAGGAAGTTGGCTGCCGGATCTATGCCGATGCCGCGATTCTGCAACCGGGACAGAAGCACCTGAAGCGGGTGATCGCTGAGATGGGGGGTAAGAACGCCATTATTGTGGATGAAAGCGCTGACCTGGATCAGGCGGTTCAGGGGGTAGTGCAATCGGCCTTTGGCTACAGTGGGCAGAAGTGTTCCGCCTGTTCACGGGTGGTCGTACTGGAACCCATTTATGATGTCTTCCTGGCCCGACTGGTGGAAGCGGTGCGATCGCTCAACCTTGGCCCCGCTGAGTTGCCCGGTACGAAGGTTGGCCCGGTGATTGATGCCAATGCCCAGGCGCGAATTCGGGAGTACATCGAAAAGGGCAAGCTGGATAGTGAAGTGGCTCTGGAAATGCCTGCTCCAGAGGGCGGTTATTTCGTTGGCCCTGTCATTTTCCGGGATGTGCCTCCCACAGCCGTAATTGCTCAGGAGGAAATCTTTGGCCCGGTGCTGGCCGTGATGCGAGCCAAAACATTCGACGAAGCGCTAGAAATCGCCAACGGCACCAACTTTGCCCTTACGGGAGGTCTCTATTCCCGCACGCCTTCCCACATCGATCGCGCCCAGGCAGAATTTGAAGTCGGCAACCTGTATATCAATCGCGGCATTACGGGGGCGATCGTCGCTCGGCAACCCTTTGGCGGCTTCAAACTCTCTGGGGTCGGTTCCAAAGCAGGCGGCCCCGATTATCTGCTTCAGTTCCTGGAACCCCGTACCGTGACCGAAAACGTTCAACGTCAGGGTTTTGCGCCGATCGAAGGAGCGGATTAA
- a CDS encoding ferredoxin--nitrite reductase, translating to MTSTVPAAASLNKFEKFKAEKDGLAVKAELEHFAKIGWEAMDETDRDHRLKWMGVFFRPVTPGKFMMRMRIPNGVISSSQLRVLAGVVQRYGEDGSADITTRQNIQLRGVRIEDIPDIFSQFERVGLTSIQSGMDNVRNITGSPVAGLDADELIDTRELCQQVQDLITHKGQGNPAFTNLPRKFNIAIAGCRDNSVHAEINDIAFVPAFKDDRLGFNVLVGGFFSAKRCAAAIPMDVWVEPSQVVALCEAILIVYRDHGLRANRQKARLMWLIDEWGMERFRSRVENQLGYTLQTAAPKDEILWDKRDHIGVYPQKQAGLNYVGLHVPVGRLQATDMFDLARLAEVYGSGELRLTVEQNIIIPNVPDSRVGLLLEEPLLQRFTVEPSPLVRSLVSCTGAQFCNFALIETKNRALALIKELDAELICPQPVRIHWTGCPNSCGQPQVADIGLMGTKTRKDGKAVDGVDLYMGGKVGKDAHLGQCVQKGIPCEDLKPILVSLLIQNFGAQPRDPQVSELNSSHGAGIHITVSDDAMTG from the coding sequence ATGACCAGCACTGTTCCAGCAGCAGCGAGTCTGAATAAGTTTGAAAAGTTTAAGGCTGAAAAGGATGGATTGGCGGTTAAGGCAGAGCTTGAACACTTTGCCAAAATCGGCTGGGAAGCGATGGATGAAACCGATCGCGACCATCGGCTGAAATGGATGGGCGTGTTCTTCCGTCCCGTCACTCCGGGCAAGTTCATGATGCGGATGCGGATTCCCAATGGGGTGATCAGCAGTTCGCAACTACGAGTGCTGGCCGGAGTGGTACAGCGCTACGGGGAAGACGGCAGTGCCGACATTACCACCCGGCAAAACATTCAACTGCGGGGCGTGCGAATTGAAGATATTCCCGATATATTCAGCCAGTTTGAGCGGGTAGGGCTAACCAGCATTCAGTCTGGAATGGACAATGTTCGCAATATTACAGGATCGCCTGTGGCTGGGTTGGATGCGGATGAGTTGATCGACACGCGGGAACTGTGCCAGCAGGTGCAGGATCTGATTACCCATAAAGGCCAGGGCAATCCTGCGTTCACTAATCTGCCGCGCAAATTCAATATTGCGATCGCTGGCTGCCGGGATAATTCCGTCCATGCCGAGATCAACGATATTGCCTTTGTGCCTGCCTTCAAGGACGATCGCCTGGGCTTCAACGTCCTGGTCGGCGGATTCTTCTCTGCTAAACGCTGTGCAGCCGCGATTCCCATGGATGTCTGGGTCGAGCCATCACAAGTTGTCGCCCTCTGTGAAGCGATTCTCATTGTGTATCGGGATCACGGCCTCCGCGCCAATCGTCAGAAAGCACGGTTAATGTGGCTGATTGATGAGTGGGGCATGGAACGGTTCCGTTCCAGAGTGGAAAATCAGTTGGGATATACTCTGCAAACCGCCGCTCCCAAGGATGAAATTCTCTGGGATAAGCGCGATCACATTGGGGTATATCCCCAAAAGCAGGCAGGTCTGAATTATGTCGGCTTACACGTTCCCGTTGGTCGGTTGCAGGCTACAGATATGTTTGACCTGGCACGTCTGGCGGAGGTCTACGGCAGTGGGGAATTGCGCCTGACCGTGGAGCAAAACATAATCATCCCAAATGTGCCGGATTCTCGCGTTGGCCTGTTGCTGGAGGAGCCGTTATTGCAACGATTTACCGTTGAACCTTCGCCGCTGGTGCGATCGCTCGTCTCCTGCACCGGTGCCCAATTTTGCAACTTCGCCCTGATTGAAACCAAAAACCGCGCCCTGGCTTTGATTAAGGAACTGGATGCGGAGTTAATCTGTCCTCAACCCGTCCGTATTCACTGGACAGGGTGCCCCAACTCTTGCGGCCAACCCCAGGTGGCTGACATCGGCTTAATGGGCACCAAAACCCGCAAAGATGGCAAAGCTGTTGATGGGGTTGACCTGTATATGGGCGGCAAAGTCGGCAAAGACGCTCACCTGGGTCAATGTGTGCAAAAAGGAATTCCCTGCGAAGACCTGAAACCGATTTTAGTCAGTCTGTTGATCCAAAACTTTGGTGCCCAACCCCGTGACCCTCAAGTGTCGGAACTGAATTCCAGTCACGGTGCTGGCATTCACATCACAGTCAGTGATGATGCGATGACGGGGTGA
- a CDS encoding CmpA/NrtA family ABC transporter substrate-binding protein, with translation MSNLSRRKFLLTAGATAAGTLLVHGCSSSKTTSTGSSAPSAAPAANVTIADTPETTQATLGFIALTDSAPVIIALEKGYFAKYGMKDVKLVKQTSWATTRDNLVTGSQGGGIDGAHILSPMPYLMTTGKITNGKPVPMYILARLNLNGQGISITNAHKDLKIGVDSAPLKQVFAKAKSGGQEVKCAVTFPGGTHDLWMRYWLAAGGIDPNKDASLIVIPPPQMVANMKEGQMEAFCVGEPWNAQLVNQGIGYTAITTGEFWKDHPEKAFTMRADWVDKNPKAAKALLMAVMEAQQWCDKLENKQEMAEICSKREYFKAPASDVVGRASGKIDYGNGRVEENSPYLMKFWQDYASYPFQSHDLWFLTEEKRWGYYPTDLDAKALIKKVNREDIWREAAKSMNVAAADIPKSTSRGVETFFDGVKFDPAKPDAYLKSLKIKALKA, from the coding sequence ATGTCAAATTTGTCGAGACGGAAATTTTTGTTGACTGCCGGAGCGACTGCTGCTGGAACGTTATTGGTTCATGGTTGCAGTTCTAGCAAAACAACTTCAACGGGCAGTTCTGCTCCCAGTGCTGCCCCTGCCGCCAATGTCACGATCGCTGATACCCCTGAAACCACTCAGGCTACCCTCGGTTTCATCGCTCTGACGGACTCCGCCCCTGTGATCATTGCCCTGGAGAAGGGATATTTCGCCAAGTATGGCATGAAGGATGTCAAGTTGGTAAAACAAACCTCTTGGGCAACCACTCGCGATAATCTGGTCACGGGTTCTCAAGGCGGTGGGATTGATGGTGCCCATATTTTGTCACCCATGCCCTACTTGATGACAACAGGTAAAATCACTAATGGCAAGCCAGTGCCGATGTATATCCTGGCGCGTTTGAACTTGAATGGCCAGGGCATTTCCATTACTAATGCTCACAAAGATCTCAAGATCGGGGTAGATAGTGCTCCCCTCAAGCAGGTCTTTGCTAAGGCAAAGTCTGGTGGGCAAGAAGTTAAGTGTGCGGTTACGTTCCCTGGTGGTACGCATGACCTGTGGATGCGGTATTGGCTGGCTGCAGGCGGTATCGATCCCAATAAAGATGCTTCCCTGATTGTGATTCCGCCTCCACAAATGGTGGCCAACATGAAGGAAGGTCAGATGGAAGCCTTCTGTGTAGGTGAACCCTGGAATGCTCAGTTGGTGAATCAGGGAATTGGGTATACGGCGATTACTACCGGCGAGTTCTGGAAAGACCACCCTGAAAAAGCCTTTACCATGCGGGCAGATTGGGTAGATAAGAATCCCAAGGCGGCAAAAGCGCTGCTGATGGCCGTGATGGAGGCCCAGCAATGGTGTGACAAGCTGGAAAACAAGCAGGAGATGGCAGAAATTTGCTCTAAGCGGGAATACTTCAAAGCCCCTGCCAGCGATGTTGTAGGTCGCGCCAGTGGCAAGATTGACTATGGCAATGGTCGGGTTGAAGAAAACAGTCCCTATCTCATGAAGTTCTGGCAGGATTACGCCTCCTACCCCTTCCAGAGCCATGATCTCTGGTTCCTGACTGAAGAAAAGCGCTGGGGCTACTATCCGACTGACCTGGACGCCAAAGCACTGATTAAGAAAGTCAACCGGGAAGACATCTGGCGGGAAGCCGCTAAATCAATGAATGTTGCTGCAGCAGACATTCCCAAGTCAACGTCTCGTGGAGTTGAAACCTTCTTTGATGGGGTCAAGTTTGATCCAGCCAAACCAGACGCATATCTCAAGAGTCTCAAGATTAAGGCGTTGAAAGCTTAA
- the ntrB gene encoding nitrate ABC transporter permease, with amino-acid sequence MALQDAGRLPTAYLKSIPTYFKKNSRKIIAPIIGFIIALIFWEIFAAVTKTIPGPIEVVRETWDPLIIDPFFQDGNDKGLGWQTLASLQRVAIGYSLATIGGILMGVLIGAVPIVYEAVDPMFQVLRTVPPLAWLPIALAIFKNSGPAGIFIIFVTAIWPIVYNTAVGVQQMPQDYKNVAKVLRLSGREYFFDIMLPSIVPYMFTGLKLGIGLAWLAIVAAEMLRGDTGIGFFIWNAYNSNAISEVILALFYIGIVGFLLDKLVGFLATLVSSDK; translated from the coding sequence ATGGCACTTCAAGACGCTGGCAGACTTCCAACCGCATACCTGAAATCGATTCCGACCTACTTCAAGAAAAATTCTCGTAAGATTATCGCTCCGATTATTGGGTTTATCATTGCACTGATTTTTTGGGAGATTTTTGCGGCTGTTACTAAAACAATTCCTGGCCCGATCGAAGTGGTGCGAGAAACCTGGGATCCGCTGATTATTGATCCCTTCTTCCAGGATGGCAACGATAAGGGATTGGGCTGGCAGACTTTAGCCAGTTTGCAACGGGTGGCGATCGGCTATTCCCTGGCCACGATTGGTGGCATCCTGATGGGTGTGCTGATTGGAGCCGTTCCCATCGTTTATGAAGCCGTCGATCCGATGTTTCAGGTACTGCGAACGGTTCCCCCGCTGGCCTGGTTGCCGATCGCCCTGGCGATCTTCAAAAACTCTGGGCCTGCTGGGATCTTCATCATCTTTGTCACTGCCATCTGGCCGATTGTTTACAACACTGCAGTTGGTGTGCAACAGATGCCCCAGGACTACAAAAACGTGGCGAAGGTGCTGCGCCTCTCTGGACGGGAGTATTTCTTCGATATCATGCTGCCGTCGATTGTGCCCTATATGTTCACAGGTCTGAAGCTGGGGATCGGTTTGGCCTGGTTAGCGATCGTTGCTGCAGAAATGCTACGCGGTGACACCGGGATTGGCTTCTTCATCTGGAATGCTTACAACAGTAATGCCATTAGTGAAGTGATCCTGGCACTGTTCTATATCGGTATCGTTGGCTTTTTATTAGACAAGCTTGTTGGTTTTCTGGCA